A region of the Paenibacillus sp. J23TS9 genome:
GCGGAATAATAGGAATGGATACAGCATCCATCTCAAGAATTGTAAACGGCAAGCAGCAGCCAAGGCTCGAGCATCTCAACTTGTTCTCACAGCATCTGGGGATACCACTAATTGAGCTGCTGTCCGCTGCCGGGCTGGAATCTTTGGAAGAAAAGGACGGTATCAGCGAGCTGAGAGACGCCCTGCAGGGGATTGGTGTTAACGTAGAGGATATGGCTGGTCAGATTCGCAAGGAACTGGATAAATATGAGGCGTACGCACAGACAGAGGAAGGCAGGGACATGATAGAAAAGTCGTTTCTGCCAAAGCTGGATTATTTACGGAGTGCGGGATATTACATTGACCAATTGAGGGATTTGTACGATGAGTACGCTTCAGAGGATTTGCCTGCGGCAGAGCAGCATGTCATTGGTAGTGCGCTTTTGTATTTCGTACTGTCGGCGGATATTATTCCTGATTTCAGTTTTCCTTTTGGATATATCGATGACGCGATCGCAATCCGTATGGTGATGGAGCGGCTTGCAAGAATGAGAAGGAATTCGTGATTTTTAGAGACGGAAATGGTAAAGTGGTATGTATAGAAATGACATATGCTTATAATTACAGGAGCTGATGAACCTGCTTAACCGTTTGAACTGGTCTTTATATGTGGAACATCTATCCGAGCTTCGGAAAAGGTTGTTCTGGATTCTCGCTGTTTTTCTGGTTTCAATGATTACTGCCATGTTTTTTACAGGGGATGTGCTGCATTTTCTGAAAAGTCGGCCTCCTGCTTCACTTATAGCCTGGAATGCTTTTAGCCCCTTTGACGGTATAAAAATCTATATGTATCTCTCAGCGGCGCTGTCGATGATTGTGGCTGTTCCATTCACGTTGTTCCAGGTATGGGGATTTGTAAAAAAGGGATTGCGTAAGGATGAGCGGCTGGCTGCGCTCAAGTATATTCCTGTTGCATTTGTTCTGGTGATCATCGGATTCGTATTCGCTTATTTCGTGGTGTTTCCGATGGCGTTCCGATTTACGACGGATACAACGAAAAATTTGGGCCTGGTTGAAACATATGGCATTGCACAGTATTTTTCTTTCCTGACCAATATTGTGGTGCCGGTTTCTCTTGCCTTCGAGCTGCCGGTTATTGCGATGTTTCTGACAAGACTGCGTATTTTGAATCCGGTCAAGCTTGGAAAAATGCGGAAAGTTGCTTATATGGTGCTGGTACTCATCGCTTGTATGATATCTCCGCCGGAGTTCTTCTCTCATATTTCCGTTTCCGTACCGTTTATCATTTTGTATGAAGTCAGTGTGCTGATGTCCCGTGTCGTTTACCGCAAGCAGCAGCGGCTGGATACGAAATATGATGACGGGATGAACTATGGGGCGGTATAAGCAACAGACAAGCCTTTTAGATGCAGGATCTGCTTTGATGAAGGAGGTTTATTGAACAACATGTTAAGCGATATTGGAGCACCGGGGTTCATTCTTCTGGCGCTGTTGGCTCTGTTGCTGTTTGGACCGAATAAGCTGCCTGGACTGGGCCGCGCCGCAGGAAAGACGCTGCGTGAGGTGAAGAGGGAAATGAATGAGATATTTGGTGATTCCCCAAAATCCTCAAGCAGCCAGCAATCCGTTCAGAAAACGGAACAGCCTGCAGCCGCTGCCGCACAAACAGAGGCGCAGCCGTCTCGAAATTTGCCGGAATAAGTTTCCATGCCTTGAAATGATCAGCGCCTGTTGACATTGTGAGGCCCGTCTGTCATAATTCTCTGTAGTTAAATATGCACCTTTAATTCAGTCCCGTGAGACTGGCAAGGTAACGTGAACCGAGGTTCACTTTCGCGGCATGCGCATGTCTTCTTTTGTGCGATCCCGAAAGGATATCTCTGTGTAACATGATGTCTAGCGACGTTAACTCCTTGCCAAATACGGCAAGGAGTTTTTTGCTTGTTCACGGGTGATAATGTAGTCAAAATCCCTATTACGAAAAGGAGTGTGGAGCATGAGTACTGAAGCGCATGTCATTATGGATGAAACGGCGATCCGCCGCGCACTGACACGAATTGCACACGAAATACTGGAGAGGAACAAGGGGATTGAAAACTGCGTTCTGATCGGCATCAAAACACGGGGAGAGTTTTTGGCAGAAAGACTTGCCGATAAAATACTCGAAATTGAAGGAACACCGGTGACTTGGGGAGCGATTGATGTAACGCCTTACCGGGATGACCAAAAGGAAACCGACCCGAAAGCGGCCATGGATGTGAACAAGGAGCTTAAAGCTCTGAAAATAGAAGATAAAAAGGTAATTTTGTTCGACGATGTATTGTACACCGGACGGACGATCCGGGCGGCCATGGATGCGCTTATGGATTGCGGAAGGCCGCAAATGATCCAACTGGCTGTACTGGCAGACCGGGGCCATCGGGAGCTGCCGATCCGGCCGGATTACATCGGAAAGAACGTTCCGACCTCCAGGCAGGAACAAATCGAAGTCGCGCTGACGGAAACGGACGGTAAGGACGAGGTTATGATTTTCCAAAACCGGGAGGAGAAATAAACATGATGACGATGACGAAGCTTAAGGAACGCAGCTTGCTCGGACTGAAGGATCTCAGCCGCAGTGAAATCGAATCGATACTGGATCGGGCTGCTTACTGGGAAGCGCAGCAGGAAAAGGTTACTCCGGTGCTGAGCTCCCGCTTTGTAGCGAACATGTTTTTTGAAAACAGCACGAGAACACGGTTTTCCTTCGAAATGGCAGAGAAGCGGCTTGGTGCTCAGGTCCTGAATTTTGCAGCGGCAGCTTCCAGTGTGGAAAAAGGCGAGTCGATCTACGACACGGTAAAAACCCTGGAATCCATGGGAATCGACGCTGGCGTCATCCGGCTGAAGCCTGCAGGCGTACTTGAAGAATTGGCGGGCAAGATTTCGGTGCCGCTGATCAATGCCGGGGATGGCAACAATGAACACCCGACTCAAGCGCTGCTGGATCTTTTCACAATGAAAAAGAAGTTCGGAACCCTACAAGGACTGAGCGTTTCCATCATCGGCGACATATCACACAGCCGGGTGGCAAGATCGGATCTCTGGGCCCTGCAAAAATTCGGCGCCGAAGTCAAATTCTGCGCGCCGCGCAATATGGCTGCGCCAGAGCTTGAGCCATACGCCAAGTACGTCTCGATGGAAGAAGCACTGAAATCAGATGTGGTCATGATGCTTCGGGTTCAACTTGAACGCCATGAAAAAGGACTGCAGAATTCAGCTGAAGAATACCGGGCACAGTACGGATTAACGGTGGAAAGAGCATCCAAGCTTTCCAAACACACATTGATTATGCATCCGGCACCGGTGAACAGAAATGTTGAAATTGATGACGAACTCGTCGAATGTGAGCAATCAGCCATATTCAAGCAGATGAGTAACGGGGTTCCGGTACGGATGGCAGTCATGGAAAGAGCGTTGAAATAAACTGCCACAAAGAATTTACATGTAATTGCACTAATAAATATACACAAATATGAATTAATATTATACAATAGATTGGAAGCCACAGCGCCAATCAACGAGCGGAGGTAAACAGCGTGCACATTATTACGAATGCAAGCGTGTTGAACGAACAAGGTGAATTGGTGAAAAAACATATCATTCTGGAAAACGGAGTGATCCGGACACTGATCGATGGAGACTCCGAGTGGAAGCCTCGGGAAGATGCTGAAGTGACTGACGCCGCCGATAAACTGGTAACGCCAGGCCTGATCGATATGCATGTTCATTTGCGCGAGCCTGGCTTTGAACATAAAGAAACCATTGAAACCGGAAGCCGTTCGGCTGCTAAAGGAGGATTTACAACGATCGCCTGCATGCCGAATACGAAGCCGGTGACAGACAATCCGGATACGGTTCAGCTGGTGCTGGACAAGGCGCGAGAGGCGGGACTCGTCAAGGTCCTTCCTTATGCTGCGATCACCGTTAGAGAGCTGGGACGGGAACTGACGGATTTTACAGCGCTTAAGGAAGCCGGAGCGATCGGGTTTACCGATGACGGTGTCGGCGTACAAAATGCGCAAATGATGAAAAACGCCATGCGGATGGCTGCTGAGCTGGATATGCCGGTTATCGCACACTGTGAAGATAACTCCCTGGTTGAAAGAGGAAGCGTCGCGGAAGGCAAATTTGCCGAGAAGCATGGACTTGTGGGAATTCCGAATGAATCGGAAGCTATCCATGTCGGACGTGATATCCTTCTCGCTGAAGCGACAGGAGTCCATTACCATGTATGCCATGTCAGCACGGAGCAATCCATCCGGCTCATCCGTCAGGCCAAATCGATCGGGATCAACGTGACCGCAGAGGTATGCCCGCATCATCTGCTGCTGTCCGATGAAGATATTCCGGGTTTGGATGCCAACTGGAAAATGAATCCGCCACTCCGCTCTCCACGTGATGTAGAGGCTTGTATCGAAGCTCTGCAGGACGGGACGCTCGACATCATCGTAACGGATCATGCCCCACATACAGAAGAAGAGAAAGCAAAGGGAATGGAGATGGCGCCTTTCGGAATCGTTGGTTTCGAGACAGCTTTCCCGCTCCTGTACACAAAATTCGTACAAACAGGGCTTTGGGATCTCTCCCTTCTGGTGCGCCGCATGACCGCAGATCCTGCGAAGGTGTTCAGATTGGATACAGGAAGACTGGAAGAGGGGGCACCTGCTGACCTGACCATGATCGACCTGGATACAGAAAAAGAAGTGAATCCGGAAGAATTCGCGACAAAAGGTCGCAACACTCCATTTACCGGATGGAAGCTGAAAGGCTGGCCGGTAAAAACATGGGTGAACGGCAAGGTTGTATGGGCTGATTAAGCCGGACCTGCCGTAAACAAGATTAAAGAAACACAATGATATAGAAAAAAAGCAGAATGCTGCAAAGAAGAACGGATTCGCTTATGCGACATTCTCAAACATACGTATTTGACAGAGGAGTGAGTGGAATGCAGGCAAGATTGCTTCTGGAGGACGGAACACTGTTTACAGGCAGTGCGTTCGGAGCCGAAGGTGAAAAAACGGGTGAGGTTGTATTCAATACGGGGATTACTGGATATCAGGAGGTACTGTCGGATCCTTCCTACTGCGGACAGATCGTAACGATGACGTATCCCCTGATCGGTAACTACGGAATTACACGTGATGATTTTGAATCTGTAGCGCCATATGTGCATGGCTTCGTTGTGCGCCGCCATGAGACGGTTCCTAGCAACTGGCGTGCGGAATACAGCGTGGACAGCTTGCTGAAAGAATACGGCATCGTCGGCATCAGCGGCATCGATACTCGCATGCTGACTCGGATGATCCGTCAGCACGGAACGATGAAGGGTATCCTCACAACTTCAGCCCAATCGGTCGAAGAACTGAGAGAGCGCCTGACGGCCAGCCCAATCCTGACAAATCAGGTTGCAACGGTATCCACCAAACATACGTACAGCAGCCCTGGACCCAAAGAGCGGATCGTACTGGTGGATTACGGTGCTAAAACAGGTATTTTGCGCGAACTGACTGCCCGTGGCTGTGATGTGGTGGTTGTGCCGCAGGACACGACAGCCGATGAAATCCGCCGCCTTAATCCAGACGGAATTCAGCTGTCCAACGGACCTGGGGATCCAAAGGATGTACCGCATGCCATCCGTACAATCCAAGAGCTTCTTGGAGAATACCCAATCTTCGGTATCTGCCTCGGACATCAGCTGTTTGCACTGGCTTGCGGCGCGGATACAGAGAAGCTTAAATTCGGACATCGCGGTGGGAACCATCCGGTCAAAGATTTGAGAACGAACCGCTGCTATATCACTTCTCAGAACCATGGCTTCACAGTTAAAGAGGATTCAGTTGCAGGCACGGAGCTTGAAGTAACACATATCAACAACAACGACAAAACGATTGAAGGGCTGAAACATAAAAAATATCCAGCCTTCACCGTACAATATCATCCGGAAGCAGCACCAGGTCCATATGATAACAGCTATCTCTTCGATCAGTTCCTGGACATGATCAGTGAACATAAACAGCAGAATCCGGCGAACCCGCGCCAGGCTGAGCTTGCTGCAGCCGCGAAAGGAGAACGTTAATCATGCCACTCAATAAACAACTCAAGAAAATCCTTGTTATCGGCTCGGGCCCGATCGTTATCGGTCAGGCGGCGGAATTTGACTATGCAGGTACACAAGCTTGCGAGGCTCTAAAAGAAGAAGGCGTTGAGGTTGTACTGATCAACAGCAACCCGGCAACGATTATGACAGATACCAATATGGCTGATAAAGTCTATATTGAACCGATTACCCTTGAATTTGTGACACAAATTATCCGCCAGG
Encoded here:
- a CDS encoding DUF1232 domain-containing protein, whose translation is MASDGEQLKEQNRLGLLIKSALTAKAMSMRKLSGIIGMDTASISRIVNGKQQPRLEHLNLFSQHLGIPLIELLSAAGLESLEEKDGISELRDALQGIGVNVEDMAGQIRKELDKYEAYAQTEEGRDMIEKSFLPKLDYLRSAGYYIDQLRDLYDEYASEDLPAAEQHVIGSALLYFVLSADIIPDFSFPFGYIDDAIAIRMVMERLARMRRNS
- the tatC gene encoding twin-arginine translocase subunit TatC, with translation MNLLNRLNWSLYVEHLSELRKRLFWILAVFLVSMITAMFFTGDVLHFLKSRPPASLIAWNAFSPFDGIKIYMYLSAALSMIVAVPFTLFQVWGFVKKGLRKDERLAALKYIPVAFVLVIIGFVFAYFVVFPMAFRFTTDTTKNLGLVETYGIAQYFSFLTNIVVPVSLAFELPVIAMFLTRLRILNPVKLGKMRKVAYMVLVLIACMISPPEFFSHISVSVPFIILYEVSVLMSRVVYRKQQRLDTKYDDGMNYGAV
- a CDS encoding twin-arginine translocase TatA/TatE family subunit, translated to MLSDIGAPGFILLALLALLLFGPNKLPGLGRAAGKTLREVKREMNEIFGDSPKSSSSQQSVQKTEQPAAAAAQTEAQPSRNLPE
- the pyrR gene encoding bifunctional pyr operon transcriptional regulator/uracil phosphoribosyltransferase PyrR, with the protein product MSTEAHVIMDETAIRRALTRIAHEILERNKGIENCVLIGIKTRGEFLAERLADKILEIEGTPVTWGAIDVTPYRDDQKETDPKAAMDVNKELKALKIEDKKVILFDDVLYTGRTIRAAMDALMDCGRPQMIQLAVLADRGHRELPIRPDYIGKNVPTSRQEQIEVALTETDGKDEVMIFQNREEK
- a CDS encoding aspartate carbamoyltransferase catalytic subunit, with translation MMTMTKLKERSLLGLKDLSRSEIESILDRAAYWEAQQEKVTPVLSSRFVANMFFENSTRTRFSFEMAEKRLGAQVLNFAAAASSVEKGESIYDTVKTLESMGIDAGVIRLKPAGVLEELAGKISVPLINAGDGNNEHPTQALLDLFTMKKKFGTLQGLSVSIIGDISHSRVARSDLWALQKFGAEVKFCAPRNMAAPELEPYAKYVSMEEALKSDVVMMLRVQLERHEKGLQNSAEEYRAQYGLTVERASKLSKHTLIMHPAPVNRNVEIDDELVECEQSAIFKQMSNGVPVRMAVMERALK
- a CDS encoding dihydroorotase, with amino-acid sequence MHIITNASVLNEQGELVKKHIILENGVIRTLIDGDSEWKPREDAEVTDAADKLVTPGLIDMHVHLREPGFEHKETIETGSRSAAKGGFTTIACMPNTKPVTDNPDTVQLVLDKAREAGLVKVLPYAAITVRELGRELTDFTALKEAGAIGFTDDGVGVQNAQMMKNAMRMAAELDMPVIAHCEDNSLVERGSVAEGKFAEKHGLVGIPNESEAIHVGRDILLAEATGVHYHVCHVSTEQSIRLIRQAKSIGINVTAEVCPHHLLLSDEDIPGLDANWKMNPPLRSPRDVEACIEALQDGTLDIIVTDHAPHTEEEKAKGMEMAPFGIVGFETAFPLLYTKFVQTGLWDLSLLVRRMTADPAKVFRLDTGRLEEGAPADLTMIDLDTEKEVNPEEFATKGRNTPFTGWKLKGWPVKTWVNGKVVWAD
- a CDS encoding carbamoyl phosphate synthase small subunit, yielding MQARLLLEDGTLFTGSAFGAEGEKTGEVVFNTGITGYQEVLSDPSYCGQIVTMTYPLIGNYGITRDDFESVAPYVHGFVVRRHETVPSNWRAEYSVDSLLKEYGIVGISGIDTRMLTRMIRQHGTMKGILTTSAQSVEELRERLTASPILTNQVATVSTKHTYSSPGPKERIVLVDYGAKTGILRELTARGCDVVVVPQDTTADEIRRLNPDGIQLSNGPGDPKDVPHAIRTIQELLGEYPIFGICLGHQLFALACGADTEKLKFGHRGGNHPVKDLRTNRCYITSQNHGFTVKEDSVAGTELEVTHINNNDKTIEGLKHKKYPAFTVQYHPEAAPGPYDNSYLFDQFLDMISEHKQQNPANPRQAELAAAAKGER